One segment of Candidatus Nitrospira nitrosa DNA contains the following:
- a CDS encoding NADH-quinone oxidoreductase subunit 5 family protein, translated as MQWIAALVTIFSPLIASSLVMLCGSTLGERVARIGIVGLIISTGAALFSLYAVVEGPSLHLTLPGFPDLIAPQLFIDRLSGVMMVLVTGVSLVIHVYSSRYMQGDQGYIKFFSLLSLLTFVLLMLVTSGHLLWLFVAWHAVTWLLRTLLAFNRESQAAREAGRTTVCIQGLGDAALLVSVGLIYMMFGTLDLPILYQTWNSGATGPVFGEGTRWEISAGTVITLIMTLSVLTKSAQFPFHIWLPGTIEAPTPVSAMLHAGIVNAGGFLVNRLAPLYGSSPTTLHLLFAIGALTALIGALIMLTQSSIKRTLVYSTMGQMGYMIMECGLGAFALAVFHLCAHGLFKATLFLNSGTNIHKARTDFTMPESHAVRETAGFALAPWVVGLLLTLVMPLVILLLAHGAIHIPLFETQGTMIFLFFAWVTSAQAIFSLYRLRSPASWKASVTMIMTVVLVGFTYLWAGESFTHFLYPASGQAVTYFQAAAWHQGFFETFVAVTSLAIVTVWGVLYANAHGMKMLFPGWLEQLHRTLYVTFLNALYVEDIFRALNPFASRTRFTKPNRI; from the coding sequence ATGCAATGGATTGCGGCGCTCGTCACGATCTTCTCACCGTTGATTGCGAGTTCTCTGGTCATGCTCTGCGGGTCTACTCTTGGGGAGCGTGTGGCCAGGATTGGAATAGTGGGCCTGATTATTTCGACAGGCGCGGCACTGTTCTCGCTGTATGCGGTGGTGGAAGGTCCCTCACTTCATCTCACTCTCCCCGGTTTTCCTGATCTCATTGCGCCACAGCTATTCATCGATCGACTCTCTGGCGTAATGATGGTGCTGGTGACCGGGGTCAGTCTGGTGATCCACGTCTATTCCAGCCGGTACATGCAGGGCGATCAAGGTTACATCAAGTTCTTCAGTCTCTTGAGCCTTTTGACTTTTGTTTTATTGATGCTCGTCACCAGTGGGCACCTCCTCTGGTTATTTGTGGCCTGGCATGCCGTCACCTGGCTCTTGCGAACGCTGCTCGCATTTAACCGAGAGAGTCAGGCAGCTCGAGAAGCCGGACGCACAACGGTATGTATACAGGGATTGGGAGATGCGGCGCTGCTGGTGAGCGTTGGATTGATCTATATGATGTTTGGCACTCTCGACCTACCGATCCTGTACCAGACGTGGAACAGCGGCGCGACTGGTCCAGTCTTTGGTGAGGGAACTCGGTGGGAGATTTCAGCCGGCACGGTCATTACATTGATCATGACCCTCTCCGTTCTGACAAAGTCGGCTCAGTTTCCGTTTCACATCTGGTTGCCCGGTACAATCGAGGCTCCGACACCGGTCTCTGCCATGCTGCATGCTGGGATCGTCAATGCCGGTGGGTTTCTTGTGAACAGACTGGCCCCGCTGTACGGATCCTCACCCACCACACTGCATCTCCTCTTCGCCATTGGCGCGCTGACGGCTTTGATCGGGGCCTTGATCATGCTGACACAGTCCAGCATTAAGCGAACCTTGGTCTACAGCACGATGGGACAGATGGGGTACATGATCATGGAATGCGGCTTGGGTGCATTTGCCTTAGCCGTCTTTCATCTGTGCGCTCACGGGCTCTTCAAGGCGACATTGTTCCTCAATTCTGGCACCAATATCCACAAGGCACGAACTGATTTCACCATGCCGGAATCTCATGCGGTTCGTGAAACGGCCGGCTTTGCTCTTGCACCCTGGGTGGTCGGATTACTCCTTACGCTGGTCATGCCGTTGGTGATCTTGTTACTTGCCCATGGCGCCATTCACATCCCATTGTTCGAGACCCAGGGCACCATGATTTTCCTCTTCTTCGCGTGGGTCACATCCGCCCAAGCAATTTTCAGCTTATACCGGTTGCGTTCCCCTGCCTCGTGGAAAGCGTCTGTCACGATGATCATGACAGTGGTGCTGGTCGGATTCACCTACCTCTGGGCTGGAGAATCCTTTACCCACTTTCTGTATCCGGCTTCCGGGCAAGCTGTCACATATTTTCAGGCCGCTGCATGGCATCAAGGTTTCTTTGAAACCTTCGTTGCCGTCACTTCCCTGGCCATTGTGACTGTCTGGGGAGTGTTGTACGCAAATGCCCATGGCATGAAAATGCTGTTTCCCGGCTGGTTGGAACAACTGCATCGAACGCTGTACGTGACCTTCCTCAACGCGCTGTATGTGGAGGACATCTTTCGTGCACTGAACCCGTTTGCGAGTCGTACGCGTTTCACAAAGCCTAATCGTATCTGA
- a CDS encoding DUF2309 domain-containing protein — protein MTAQCGTDRFTDAQRMELRSYVQLAGECVSQYWPMRTFIHHNPLHGLERMPFELAVEHGERLFGGRGYLSNEEYRRHFRAGRIMSEDLQAALESIALDENITFAGKRFRHQEILAALVVSGLTDSDGAVDSVDGQPSAEGVLTWLQSQPCTEIRLDNPTSSAEISHLSARETLSAWCDATLGTALVKRINQEMVKWCSSFLDEGEAGWSMPGREQTFYRAWKSLAAHDCTLRLIGIQDAAAKIAALPDRPDDALLQHLAQMRIPKQAWESYLSSQLTALPGWTGYLKWRSQQTDHPYQEVYPVDLVKYLAVRLFYERELVQEACRDTLGIDGQDEAIHRFVVAYPHAYRLRRTWVNGQVLTPFQRQVRQMLKPKTRHAHHSWEELGLQHEAHWRTRQVHQRHHRLASQLMRLSKALAVDPEAIQTTTRSDLQTLYEWLEGCSSALQSSIWLNAFEGGYRRRILHELTASPRQGEADSVSPSLRALAQVVFCIDVRAEVFRRHLEQLGGYETFGLAGFFGVPLDYQPFGAHQPVAHCPVLLKPKNRVREVPRSYQGLLVEERKQAEQLARTATELLHDLKTNVVTPYVMVEAIGWFFGVPLLGRTLFPAWYAKVRRWARRVFMPSLATTLTVETLQREEAEEMVATEQRAIIREVVRQRLALDGAVLSPTLLDKIRRVAIGEAENSHEDIVRVLGLTSEAQAALYQELRDRHRISPRGVSAYLGRLTHTGFSAGEQAYLVEAALRLMGLTANFARVVLFCAHGSTSQNNPYEAALDCGACGGNHGLPNARTIAAMANKPTLRELLKKRGIVIPTDTQFLAAEHDTTTDCVRIVDLEDVPATHRKDLERLLLDLDRAGGQVSLERAQALAPRTSHNARSARQSARRRSEDWAEVRPEWGLSKNSLIVIGRRALTQGLNLEGRSFLHSYDYRQDAAGKILEAIMTAPLVVAQWINMEHYFSSVDNEVYGSGSKVYHNVVGRIGVMTGVWSDLRLGLPAQTVLNGSVPYHEPMRLLTIIEGPKDRIDRVIGKHPLLDQLITLGWITLISLDPTDHRCYRYDRVRGWMKETQQQGGSNHGWTDIAPDEGNQDRCAGRAIEICH, from the coding sequence GTGACGGCACAGTGCGGAACGGATCGATTCACTGACGCACAACGAATGGAGCTGCGCTCATACGTCCAATTGGCGGGCGAGTGTGTCTCTCAGTATTGGCCCATGCGGACGTTTATTCATCACAATCCGCTCCATGGACTGGAGAGGATGCCGTTTGAACTGGCCGTGGAGCACGGAGAACGGTTGTTCGGTGGACGAGGGTATTTGAGTAACGAGGAGTATCGCCGTCACTTCAGAGCTGGACGTATTATGAGTGAAGATCTTCAGGCAGCACTCGAGTCGATTGCTCTAGACGAGAACATTACATTTGCAGGTAAACGTTTTAGACATCAAGAAATTCTTGCGGCGCTCGTGGTGTCTGGTCTCACCGACTCAGATGGCGCCGTCGATTCTGTCGACGGCCAGCCCAGTGCGGAAGGGGTGCTCACCTGGCTTCAATCTCAGCCATGCACAGAGATCAGACTCGACAATCCCACCTCTTCGGCAGAAATATCGCATCTGTCGGCACGGGAAACGCTCAGCGCTTGGTGCGATGCAACGTTGGGTACCGCCCTTGTCAAACGTATCAACCAGGAAATGGTGAAGTGGTGCAGCTCGTTCCTCGATGAGGGCGAGGCAGGTTGGAGCATGCCGGGGCGCGAGCAGACTTTTTACCGAGCGTGGAAGTCCCTTGCAGCCCATGATTGTACTCTGCGTCTCATCGGCATTCAGGATGCGGCCGCCAAGATCGCCGCTCTGCCTGATCGTCCTGATGATGCCCTGCTGCAACACCTTGCACAGATGCGTATTCCCAAACAAGCGTGGGAGTCCTATCTCTCGTCGCAGTTAACCGCCCTACCGGGATGGACAGGGTATCTCAAGTGGCGATCTCAGCAAACGGACCATCCCTATCAGGAGGTCTACCCGGTTGACCTCGTCAAATACCTGGCGGTCAGACTCTTCTATGAACGAGAACTTGTGCAGGAGGCCTGTCGGGATACCTTGGGGATAGACGGACAGGATGAGGCGATCCACCGTTTTGTCGTAGCCTATCCACACGCGTATCGCCTGCGTCGGACTTGGGTCAACGGACAGGTGCTGACTCCATTCCAACGGCAAGTTCGGCAGATGCTGAAACCGAAGACTCGACATGCGCATCACAGTTGGGAAGAACTTGGCCTTCAGCACGAGGCCCATTGGCGTACACGCCAAGTTCACCAACGCCATCATCGGCTGGCCTCACAGCTCATGCGCCTGTCGAAGGCACTTGCGGTAGATCCGGAGGCGATCCAAACAACCACCCGGTCAGACCTGCAGACATTATACGAATGGCTGGAAGGCTGCTCATCGGCCCTGCAGTCTTCCATATGGTTGAACGCGTTCGAAGGAGGGTACAGAAGGCGAATCCTCCATGAGTTGACCGCAAGCCCCAGGCAAGGTGAGGCGGATTCTGTCTCTCCTTCATTGCGAGCCTTAGCCCAGGTCGTTTTCTGCATCGACGTGCGTGCCGAAGTGTTTCGTCGGCATTTGGAGCAGTTGGGTGGGTATGAAACATTCGGTCTTGCGGGATTCTTCGGCGTCCCGCTGGATTATCAGCCATTCGGCGCACATCAGCCTGTCGCGCACTGTCCTGTTCTGCTGAAGCCAAAGAATCGGGTCCGCGAGGTTCCACGAAGTTACCAAGGCCTTTTGGTGGAAGAACGGAAACAAGCCGAACAGTTGGCTCGCACGGCTACTGAATTGCTGCATGACTTGAAGACCAACGTGGTGACACCCTATGTCATGGTCGAGGCGATCGGCTGGTTTTTTGGGGTTCCGCTGCTAGGCAGGACGCTCTTTCCTGCTTGGTATGCCAAGGTCAGACGATGGGCCCGACGAGTGTTCATGCCATCACTGGCCACCACCCTGACAGTGGAGACACTGCAACGGGAAGAGGCTGAGGAAATGGTCGCCACCGAACAGCGAGCGATCATTCGGGAGGTTGTCCGTCAACGGCTCGCTCTCGACGGCGCTGTGCTCTCGCCGACACTGCTCGATAAAATCAGACGAGTAGCGATCGGTGAAGCCGAAAATAGTCATGAGGACATTGTGAGGGTACTCGGCTTGACATCTGAAGCGCAGGCGGCCCTCTATCAAGAGTTACGCGATCGCCATCGGATCAGTCCAAGAGGAGTGTCCGCGTACTTAGGACGTCTCACACATACGGGATTTTCGGCGGGAGAACAAGCCTACCTTGTCGAGGCGGCCTTACGGCTCATGGGTCTCACAGCCAATTTCGCACGTGTTGTCCTGTTCTGTGCGCACGGCAGCACCTCGCAGAACAACCCATACGAAGCGGCGCTGGATTGCGGCGCCTGCGGTGGAAATCATGGATTGCCGAACGCTCGTACGATCGCGGCGATGGCCAATAAACCGACATTGCGGGAACTACTGAAAAAACGTGGGATCGTGATTCCTACGGATACACAGTTTTTGGCTGCAGAGCATGATACGACGACAGACTGTGTCCGCATCGTCGATTTGGAAGACGTTCCGGCTACTCACCGGAAAGATCTCGAGCGATTACTGCTCGATCTCGATCGAGCAGGGGGGCAGGTGTCGCTGGAACGGGCTCAAGCCTTGGCGCCACGAACTTCCCATAACGCCCGTTCGGCTCGGCAGTCAGCTAGACGAAGGAGTGAGGATTGGGCGGAAGTGAGACCTGAGTGGGGGCTGTCAAAAAACAGTTTGATTGTGATCGGCCGTCGCGCTTTGACCCAAGGCCTGAATCTAGAAGGTCGCTCGTTCCTCCATTCGTATGACTACAGGCAAGATGCGGCGGGCAAAATTCTGGAGGCGATTATGACCGCTCCGTTGGTGGTCGCGCAATGGATCAATATGGAGCACTATTTTTCGTCGGTCGATAACGAGGTGTACGGCAGCGGCAGTAAGGTCTACCATAATGTTGTGGGCCGTATCGGGGTTATGACCGGAGTTTGGAGCGACCTCAGACTTGGGCTTCCGGCTCAAACCGTCCTGAACGGGTCCGTGCCCTACCATGAACCGATGAGGTTACTGACTATTATCGAAGGACCGAAGGATCGCATCGACCGGGTGATCGGCAAGCATCCCCTCTTGGACCAATTGATTACCCTGGGTTGGATCACCCTGATTTCGCTCGATCCGACGGACCACCGATGCTATCGGTATGATCGCGTCAGGGGCTGGATGAAGGAAACTCAGCAGCAAGGAGGCAGCAATCATGGCTGGACTGACATTGCACCCGATGAAGGAAATCAAGATCGTTGTGCAGGGCGAGCAATTGAAATTTGTCACTGA
- a CDS encoding P-II family nitrogen regulator, whose protein sequence is MAGLTLHPMKEIKIVVQGEQLKFVTELLDRTGATGYTIINNVSGKGHDGFHEGHLVFDDTSSQVIVFTVVPDSKVEPILAGLGPLFHRHSGAMFVSDVAVSRREHFTPQ, encoded by the coding sequence ATGGCTGGACTGACATTGCACCCGATGAAGGAAATCAAGATCGTTGTGCAGGGCGAGCAATTGAAATTTGTCACTGAGCTCTTAGACCGAACCGGCGCCACAGGCTATACCATCATCAACAACGTATCCGGTAAGGGACATGATGGTTTTCATGAAGGGCACCTGGTGTTTGATGATACCAGCAGCCAAGTGATTGTGTTCACGGTCGTGCCTGATAGCAAGGTTGAGCCTATCTTGGCCGGGCTCGGTCCACTTTTCCATCGACACTCCGGTGCCATGTTCGTGAGCGATGTGGCAGTCAGCCGACGAGAGCACTTTACTCCACAATGA
- a CDS encoding Na-translocating system protein MpsC family protein produces MARVLSNKAEIEYAVMLAVLDFQTEFMKSGYSHVQAHAYDELIYVTSARSTSIPAEKELARSTDGHELLRRFHRALFDSCQHVLRGRIEQAIGVKVQNIVTDLDPEAGLSTVVIKLLEPITQSSTH; encoded by the coding sequence ATGGCTAGAGTTCTCTCCAACAAAGCGGAGATCGAATATGCGGTCATGCTCGCTGTTTTAGATTTTCAGACCGAGTTCATGAAGTCTGGCTATTCCCATGTGCAAGCCCACGCGTATGACGAACTGATCTACGTCACATCAGCCCGAAGCACATCCATTCCGGCGGAGAAGGAACTGGCCAGGTCAACTGACGGTCACGAGCTGCTCCGTCGATTTCATCGGGCTTTGTTTGACTCTTGTCAGCATGTGCTGCGAGGCCGCATTGAGCAAGCCATCGGTGTCAAAGTTCAAAACATCGTGACGGATCTCGACCCAGAAGCGGGTCTCAGCACTGTCGTTATTAAACTGCTTGAACCTATCACACAATCGTCTACACACTAA
- a CDS encoding isocitrate dehydrogenase, whose amino-acid sequence MPTFTETAKATKKKKDIKLVGVDMYIIADKGIPKFDDIGPFKCEFISNRGTKVWPGFVSPDLLQVNWYRCRFMATKDVQDADVNTFLDALSKKGWWWSAAQKLWNYDGEAGFSKAY is encoded by the coding sequence ATGCCAACATTCACTGAAACTGCAAAGGCAACCAAAAAGAAGAAAGACATCAAACTCGTCGGAGTCGATATGTACATCATCGCGGACAAAGGCATTCCGAAGTTCGATGACATCGGACCGTTCAAATGTGAATTCATTTCGAACAGAGGCACGAAGGTCTGGCCTGGCTTCGTGAGTCCTGATCTGCTTCAGGTCAATTGGTACCGATGCCGGTTCATGGCCACCAAGGATGTGCAGGATGCGGACGTCAATACCTTCCTGGACGCCCTGAGCAAGAAGGGTTGGTGGTGGTCCGCAGCGCAGAAGTTATGGAACTACGACGGTGAGGCCGGCTTCAGCAAAGCTTACTAA
- a CDS encoding isocitrate/isopropylmalate dehydrogenase family protein, producing MGNQHVVTMLPGEGTGPEICEAVRLVIDASGVNIKWEYEDIGLDCLEKYGTLLPDKTIQNIAKNKVALKGPTTTPIGTGHKSANVTLRKVFDLYANVRPAKLIPVLKRPWDKIDIINFRENTEDCYAAIEHMVSDEVAQCLKVITWPGSYRIADFAFKWAKANGRKKIYCVHKANIMKMTDGLFLDAFREVAKKYPDIESGDIIVDNCCMQLVRNPAQFDCLVLPNLYGDILTDLCAGLVGGLGFAPGANVGDGCAIFEAVHGSAPKYAGMKKVNPSAVLVSGIMMLRWLGEEAAAARIEKAMFAVLDERKHVTYDVGGTAKTDEYAQAIVDKMHAKA from the coding sequence ATGGGGAACCAGCATGTCGTCACGATGTTACCGGGAGAAGGCACCGGCCCGGAAATTTGCGAAGCGGTGCGGCTCGTCATCGATGCAAGCGGAGTCAATATTAAGTGGGAGTATGAGGACATTGGGCTCGACTGCCTCGAGAAGTACGGCACCCTCCTGCCTGACAAGACCATTCAAAACATCGCGAAGAACAAGGTTGCCCTGAAGGGGCCCACGACCACACCGATTGGAACCGGACATAAGAGCGCCAATGTGACCCTCCGTAAAGTCTTTGATCTCTATGCGAATGTGCGGCCGGCCAAACTCATCCCCGTCCTCAAGCGGCCTTGGGACAAGATCGACATCATCAACTTTCGTGAGAACACCGAAGACTGCTACGCCGCCATCGAGCACATGGTATCGGATGAAGTCGCGCAATGTCTCAAGGTCATTACCTGGCCAGGCTCCTACCGGATTGCTGACTTCGCGTTTAAGTGGGCGAAAGCCAACGGACGCAAGAAGATCTACTGCGTCCACAAGGCCAACATCATGAAGATGACCGACGGTCTCTTTCTCGATGCCTTCCGGGAAGTCGCTAAAAAGTATCCGGACATCGAGTCCGGCGACATTATCGTGGATAACTGCTGCATGCAGTTGGTGCGAAATCCTGCCCAGTTCGACTGCCTGGTGCTCCCGAACCTCTACGGCGACATCCTGACGGACCTCTGTGCTGGACTAGTGGGAGGCTTGGGATTCGCACCCGGCGCCAATGTCGGCGACGGATGCGCGATCTTCGAAGCCGTCCATGGCTCAGCGCCGAAATACGCCGGCATGAAGAAGGTTAATCCTTCAGCCGTGCTGGTCTCCGGCATCATGATGCTTCGTTGGCTCGGTGAAGAAGCTGCTGCTGCTCGAATCGAGAAGGCCATGTTCGCCGTGCTTGATGAGAGAAAACATGTGACATACGACGTCGGTGGAACCGCCAAAACAGACGAGTATGCACAAGCAATCGTGGACAAGATGCACGCAAAGGCCTGA